A genomic segment from Triticum dicoccoides isolate Atlit2015 ecotype Zavitan chromosome 1A, WEW_v2.0, whole genome shotgun sequence encodes:
- the LOC119279777 gene encoding uncharacterized protein LOC119279777, producing MGSSRVEGLIPFIYKAIKEHRRSGSRAAAYRGADAEDDVDLGDTDQRRRWLEQELRSPLRATAAPASAQAHGRNRSLEELAGQVGLSPGRRMPLPKARSVRAFACIGAGAA from the coding sequence ATGGGCAGCTCACGGGTGGAAGGCCTCATCCCCTTCATCTACAAGGCCATCAAGGAGCACCGCCGGAGCGGCAGCCGGGCCGCCGCCTACCGGGGCGCGGACGCGGAGGACGACGTGGACCTCGGCGACACGGACCAGAGGCGGCGCTGGCTGGAGCAGGAGCTGCGGTCGCCGctccgcgccaccgccgccccggcgtcGGCGCAGGCGCACGGGCGGAACCGGTCGCTGGAGGAGCTGGCCGGCCAGGTGGGGCTCTCGCCGGGCCGGCGGATGCCGTTGCCCAAGGCCAGGAGCGTCCGCGCCTTCGCCTGCATCGGCGCCGGCGCCGCGTGA